The following nucleotide sequence is from Deltaproteobacteria bacterium.
TAATCCCATATTCACACCCGATGATAAATCGGAGAGTGGTTATATATGAACGTTAATATGCTCGGTGCAGCAATATCCGAGATCAAGGCGAATCTTTCCGGTACTGTAAAAGAGATGGTCTCCGATGTTTTTTTTAAGGCTGTCAAGGATGCAGGACTTGAACCTCAAGATGTGGACGGGTTATTTATCACCCCTATGAGCTTTGCTGGTATGTCATCCGCCATGCTTGCATGTAACTTGTCTGATTATCTTGGTTTAAATTTAAAAAGCCTTTCGCTGGTTGAATGCGGAGGTACGTCATCAACAGATGCATTACATTACGCTATAGACGAGATCCTCCTCAAAAGGAATAAAATAAATATTGTAATAGGAATTGATGTTAAGTTTGATCCATTTGAAGATATTGAATATGGCATACCGAATGCCGTTATTACGCAACATGCATTATATGGCGTTCATTTTGCACAGTATGGTATTGGAACACCTGTGCCTTTTTATGCAATGAGCGCCCAGAGATATATTTATGAGTATAATATAAATCCATGGGAGGCTGCACATCTTCCCGTTATCCTGAGAGACAATGCTATAAAAAATCTCTATGCACAATTTAAAACCCGGATAACAATTGATGATGTGCTGAATTCACGCGTGATCTCACCACCGTTAAGGTTACTTGATTGTTCTACATTTTCAACAGGTGCTGCTGCATGCGTACTTGGAGCAGAAGAAATAAAATGTAAGAAACCGGCAGTCAGGATCAAAGGTATTGGTGAGTATCATCACGCATCTAATTTTATTCCATACAATGGAAGCATTACGACATTTGAAAGCTTAATCAAATCGGCACACGAAGCGTATGAAGAGGCAGGTATAAAACCGGAGGATGTGGATGTAGCAGAGGTATACGGTGTGTTTTCATATACGGAACTGATGATCTATGAGGATCTTGGATTTTTCAAGAAGGGTGATGCCGTCCATCATGTCAAAGATGGTGAAACAAAGATCGATGGAGATATTCCAATCAACACCAGCGGCGGCAGGCTTTCAATTGGGCACCCTGCAGGTGCAACGCCGTTGATAGAGCTTGCCGAAATTTTATGGCAGTTACGCGGAGAGGCAGGAGAGAGACAGGTAAAAAATCCGGACATAGGGCTTGTTCATGCAGAGCATGGTATGCTAAACGGGAGTATGGTTATAATACTTGAGAGGGTCTGATGGATATACCTTTTACGCTAAAGGTTTACAATGAAAAATCGTTGAGTTATTATGGTGACGATATTACAAAAAAGTTTTTTGAAAGACTCAAGAGCAAAGAGTTTTCAACTGTTAGATGTAAGAAATGCGGTAAGATTTTGTTACCGCCAAAACCATTTTGTGATATGTGTTATGGCAGTAAATTGGAATGGGTGCAATTGCCTTCAAGTGGTCGTTTGTATGCATTTACACAGCAGGGCAAGGCGTTCAGATTCTCTACGCCGGATGTTATAGGTATTGTTGAATTTGACAATAGATGCCGCATTCTAACACGAATCAATGGTAGATACGAAGATTTAAAAATAGGGATGCAGGTAGAACTTGAATTTTTAGAACTTGAACAAGGCGTTGTATTACATCAGTTTAAGCTTGTTCATAAATAAAAATTAATAGAAGGAGGTTTGAAATGGCAGTAGATAAAAAATTTATAGGTAAAAAATATCCTCCGGTAGAATATGAGGTATGTAAAGAGAAGATAAAGGAGTATGCAACAGCAATCGGCGATCTTAACTCTTTATATTTTGATGAAGCAAAAGCAAAGGAAAGCCCCTATAAGGGTATTGTAGCTCCGCCAATGTTTGTTGTTGTGTATGCAAAGGATGTTTTAAGTCAGGCTTTGTTTGACCATGATATGTCGTTGGATGTAGCAATGCTGGTACACGGAGAACAGGAGTATGAATTTATTGAACCTGTAAGGCCTGGAGATGTGATTGTTACGGAAGGATATATCTCTGATATTTATGAAAAGAGCGACAAGGATTTCGTTGTAGTAGGGAGTATCTCAAAGAGGAAATCTGATAACGGTATCGTAAGTAAAGGCAAGTGGACATTTGTCATAAGAAGGTAAAAGGAGGTGCATATGTCTTTAAATGCAAAAGTAGGTGATACGTTTACTCTTCAGAAAGATGTTGATAAGTACAGGCCCATTTTTTACGCAGGAGCATCAGGCGATTTTAACCCAATACATATAGACGCTGAATTCGGCAAGATGGTAGGACTCGGAGGTGCGATTCTTCAAGGGCTTTGTACCATGGCTTTTGTGATGCAAACGGTTTCTGAGTGGGTGCAAGATCCTTATAAGGTAAAAAGGCTTAAGGTAAGATTTGCAAAGCCTGTACTGCCGGAGGACACGGTGATGATAACAGGCAGGGTGACAAAGATAGAAAATAATAAAGCTTATTGTGAACTTATAGCAAAAAGACAAACAGGCGATGAGGTTATAAATAATGCATTTACAGAAGTAGATATGGGTTAGACGTTTGTTGGTGCGTTTGTTATAAAAACAATAAAAATACAAGGGTGCTGTATCATTGTTTAGACAATGGAGCTTTATTTCACGAGCATAAAAGTAAAACCGTTTCATACATTAAAGAACAAGCAGAAACGGGATTGATCCCAGCCCCTTTGATCATGCTACAATTTTTCGGATTAAACAGGGAGGTTATATGAGTCTTAAAGGTACAGTAACAAGAAATGGCGACAGGTATCTCGTATCTGTAAATCCAGCAAACCTTGAACCCATCGGTGAACTCAAGATCATGGGTGATGAGGAAATAAAAAAAAAGGTGAATAACGCTGATATCGCGTTCGTTTTATGGTCTAAACTGACAATAGATCAAAGATCGGAATACCTTATCGCTGTAAAGGATTACATAATAAAGCATTATGATGACATTACAGAGATTATATCAAAAGAGATGGGTAAACCAAGGATAGAAGCAGCTATTGCAGAGTTGATGCTTGTTGTGGATTTGATAGATTACTTTGTAAAAAGGGCTGAAAAATTGCTTGGAGATGAACCTATCAAGCTGCACCTTGCAAAGGCCATAAAATCAAGCAAAATCAACTTCAGACCTTACGGGGTTATTGCCGTTATTTCCCCGTGGAACTATCCGTTTGCCATACCAATGAGTGAAATAGTGCTTGCACTGCTTGCGGGTAATACCATTGTGTTTAAGCCCGCATCGGATGTTATCTTTATCGGAAAGAAGATAGAAGAGATCTTTCGTGCGGTAAACCTGCCGGAAGGCGTATTTAATCTTATAATAGGTCCCGGGAGTTCTGTTGGTAAAAGTATGATAGGTCCCAAAATAAGGAAGGTCGTATTTACAGGTAGTGTGCCTGTTGGCAAGCAGGTAATGGAAACTGCCTCCAGATATCTTATACCAGTTGTGCTTGAGCTTGGCGGTAAAGATCCGATGATCGTATGTGAAGATGCAAATATA
It contains:
- a CDS encoding MaoC family dehydratase N-terminal domain-containing protein; this translates as MAVDKKFIGKKYPPVEYEVCKEKIKEYATAIGDLNSLYFDEAKAKESPYKGIVAPPMFVVVYAKDVLSQALFDHDMSLDVAMLVHGEQEYEFIEPVRPGDVIVTEGYISDIYEKSDKDFVVVGSISKRKSDNGIVSKGKWTFVIRR
- a CDS encoding thiolase family protein, with amino-acid sequence MNVNMLGAAISEIKANLSGTVKEMVSDVFFKAVKDAGLEPQDVDGLFITPMSFAGMSSAMLACNLSDYLGLNLKSLSLVECGGTSSTDALHYAIDEILLKRNKINIVIGIDVKFDPFEDIEYGIPNAVITQHALYGVHFAQYGIGTPVPFYAMSAQRYIYEYNINPWEAAHLPVILRDNAIKNLYAQFKTRITIDDVLNSRVISPPLRLLDCSTFSTGAAACVLGAEEIKCKKPAVRIKGIGEYHHASNFIPYNGSITTFESLIKSAHEAYEEAGIKPEDVDVAEVYGVFSYTELMIYEDLGFFKKGDAVHHVKDGETKIDGDIPINTSGGRLSIGHPAGATPLIELAEILWQLRGEAGERQVKNPDIGLVHAEHGMLNGSMVIILERV
- a CDS encoding OB-fold domain-containing protein — protein: MDIPFTLKVYNEKSLSYYGDDITKKFFERLKSKEFSTVRCKKCGKILLPPKPFCDMCYGSKLEWVQLPSSGRLYAFTQQGKAFRFSTPDVIGIVEFDNRCRILTRINGRYEDLKIGMQVELEFLELEQGVVLHQFKLVHK